Proteins from one Corallococcus exiguus genomic window:
- a CDS encoding DUF6068 family protein — protein sequence MRRPLFRAPFLLCSALLLTTGCESMKPRAVSPSDGTTATATEQPDASAPTEASVLDAGVPNTDATPSPWQRARVGDRVEYAFSAHRGRPGADTGVGVAGHVTLEVVSVQAPWAWLTVTFTDDQGRPLAHPRLSQPRVLPMRTEETQPWKEEHRGQRSAEQTTAAGRTWEARRFLDDRRPSDGPLHNRLYANEPGPLYLTHGLLDASTTLSGFGASGSQQLTLVSFRQGSDAAGNVPVLDRPWGPGTWYDVRQDLSGTPSVRRVCLGAERGFVLRKELTGPTGDAPCADFRDAEPQPLEEALLAAVSEAVSQPQQWPPVAAGTAPPRRETFTVAQHPIPAFVLEAPAGEGAERRVQVTTYAADPWGAALNGLADEARFIPLADSVYRTAPKGKRVPEDGTELAGWGKWVIDGGR from the coding sequence ATGCGACGCCCCCTCTTCCGCGCTCCCTTCCTGCTGTGCTCCGCGCTCCTGCTGACCACGGGCTGCGAGAGCATGAAGCCTCGTGCCGTCTCCCCCTCCGACGGCACCACCGCCACCGCCACCGAGCAGCCCGACGCCTCCGCTCCGACCGAGGCCTCCGTACTGGACGCCGGAGTTCCCAACACGGACGCCACGCCCTCACCGTGGCAGCGCGCCCGCGTGGGCGACCGCGTGGAATACGCCTTCTCTGCCCACCGGGGCCGCCCTGGCGCGGACACCGGCGTGGGCGTGGCCGGCCATGTCACGCTGGAAGTCGTCTCCGTCCAGGCGCCTTGGGCGTGGCTTACCGTCACCTTCACGGATGATCAGGGCAGGCCCCTGGCCCACCCGCGCCTCTCCCAGCCTCGCGTGCTGCCCATGCGCACGGAGGAGACGCAGCCCTGGAAGGAAGAGCACCGCGGCCAGCGCTCCGCCGAACAGACCACCGCCGCCGGACGCACCTGGGAGGCCCGCCGCTTCCTGGACGACCGCCGCCCCAGCGACGGCCCCCTCCACAACCGCCTCTATGCCAATGAGCCCGGCCCGCTGTACCTCACCCATGGCCTGCTCGACGCCAGCACCACGCTCTCCGGCTTCGGCGCCAGCGGCAGCCAGCAGCTCACGCTCGTGTCCTTCCGCCAGGGCTCCGACGCCGCGGGCAACGTGCCCGTGCTCGACCGGCCCTGGGGCCCGGGCACTTGGTACGACGTGCGCCAGGACCTCTCCGGCACGCCCTCCGTGCGCCGCGTCTGCCTGGGCGCCGAGCGCGGCTTCGTCCTTCGCAAGGAGCTGACCGGCCCCACCGGCGACGCCCCGTGCGCCGACTTCCGCGACGCCGAGCCCCAGCCCCTGGAAGAGGCCCTGCTCGCCGCCGTCAGCGAAGCCGTCAGCCAGCCGCAGCAGTGGCCTCCCGTCGCCGCCGGCACCGCGCCGCCGCGCCGCGAGACCTTCACCGTCGCTCAGCACCCCATCCCCGCCTTCGTCCTCGAAGCGCCCGCGGGCGAAGGCGCCGAGCGCCGCGTGCAGGTCACCACCTACGCCGCCGACCCCTGGGGCGCCGCGCTCAACGGACTCGCGGACGAGGCCCGCTTCATCCCGCTCGCGGATTCCGTCTACCGCACCGCGCCCAAGGGCAAGCGCGTGCCCGAGGACGGCACCGAGCTCGCCGGCTGGGGCAAGTGGGTCATCGACGGCGGCAGGTAG
- a CDS encoding DUF6068 family protein yields the protein MQRQSFRQGFIAVAGVALVLLVGCGTSRPRGFSTVTEVPPGSTSDQTPTSWQDARVGDRVEYAFYAQGDSSRGSSASAGQLFVEVVAVRPPWVWLSIRVTRNDGQPHPHPFLSHDYVLPVRMGQAPAHPPPGIEGSVPVRIRAFAAGHHWLAQRTSRDESMGDGPTQHRIYAEPPGPLYLTRGLLEVSFSAGFFMMSHHRLALVSFRRGAGTSGGTPPGMDQPWGPGTWYETQERASWGDFRKSVCLGAEQGYLLRKVWEKPRDEVQCEDFQGAEVLPLEDALLHLVNNSVYIPTWPPRDYGAPLPRLVRVHLGQESVVAYLDEDQAHPWEDASWRRSRSYSIDLWSPVLRGLPMEVRFDRLSEGVYRQSEEGAREYRSDSRLLRWGTWLESSSELSTSAR from the coding sequence ATGCAACGACAGTCTTTCCGTCAGGGATTCATCGCGGTGGCCGGTGTGGCCCTGGTCCTGCTCGTGGGCTGCGGGACGTCCAGGCCACGGGGCTTCAGTACCGTGACGGAGGTTCCTCCAGGGAGCACCTCGGACCAAACGCCCACGTCCTGGCAGGACGCGCGCGTGGGCGACCGCGTGGAGTACGCCTTCTACGCCCAGGGCGATTCCAGCCGGGGGAGCAGCGCTTCAGCGGGCCAGCTCTTCGTGGAAGTTGTCGCCGTGAGGCCACCCTGGGTCTGGCTCTCCATCCGGGTCACGCGAAATGACGGACAGCCCCATCCGCATCCGTTCCTGAGCCACGACTACGTATTGCCCGTGCGGATGGGACAGGCCCCGGCGCATCCGCCCCCAGGCATTGAGGGAAGCGTTCCCGTTCGCATCCGGGCCTTCGCCGCCGGTCATCATTGGCTGGCACAGCGAACATCCCGTGACGAATCCATGGGGGACGGCCCTACACAACATCGAATCTACGCGGAGCCTCCGGGGCCGCTCTATCTCACGCGAGGGCTCCTCGAAGTCTCCTTCTCCGCTGGCTTCTTCATGATGAGCCACCACCGCCTCGCGCTCGTGTCATTCCGGCGGGGCGCAGGCACCTCTGGAGGGACCCCTCCAGGCATGGACCAGCCCTGGGGACCGGGTACCTGGTACGAGACACAGGAGCGCGCCAGTTGGGGTGACTTCAGGAAGAGTGTCTGTCTTGGCGCGGAGCAGGGCTACCTGCTGCGCAAGGTTTGGGAAAAACCGCGGGACGAAGTCCAGTGTGAGGACTTCCAGGGCGCGGAGGTCCTTCCGTTGGAGGATGCGTTGCTCCACCTCGTCAACAACTCCGTCTACATTCCCACTTGGCCCCCTCGCGACTACGGGGCCCCTCTTCCCAGGTTGGTGCGGGTCCACCTGGGGCAGGAGTCCGTGGTGGCGTACCTCGACGAAGACCAAGCGCATCCCTGGGAGGATGCCTCCTGGAGACGGTCCCGGAGCTACTCCATCGACCTGTGGAGTCCCGTGCTCCGGGGGCTCCCCATGGAGGTGCGCTTCGACCGGCTCTCGGAAGGGGTGTACCGACAGTCCGAAGAAGGAGCGCGCGAATACCGTTCCGACAGCCGGCTCCTCCGCTGGGGCACGTGGCTGGAGTCTTCCTCCGAGCTGTCTACCAGCGCACGTTGA
- the sitI6 gene encoding SitI6 family double-CXXCG motif immunity protein gives MRYFEVSTPRDLDSFHWSGSYRAERQWYLPSVLCQRCETWGVMTAYPSVDLSTLPEKDELKSVWPQPLEEYVRRKALVLPFVPPEIQLEPGCQFGPLVGRAMGRFGPVTAMPSWQVLVREDTLAAIQEAGLNGIIPVRAELRNRRTKELPQYELEARPLVKLHPACIQDRDRVPTCGYCGSHGFYLPPERWLLGESIPAGLDLFGVEDTTRIVVSERFVDTVNRLGPSDVVYREISVE, from the coding sequence ATGCGCTACTTCGAAGTGTCCACACCGAGGGACCTGGACTCCTTCCATTGGAGTGGGTCCTACCGCGCCGAGCGCCAATGGTACCTGCCAAGCGTCCTCTGCCAGCGCTGTGAGACCTGGGGAGTCATGACGGCGTACCCGTCAGTGGACCTGTCCACCTTGCCCGAAAAAGACGAACTGAAGAGCGTCTGGCCGCAGCCGCTCGAGGAGTATGTGCGGCGCAAGGCCCTGGTCCTTCCCTTCGTTCCCCCGGAGATTCAGCTTGAGCCGGGCTGCCAATTCGGTCCCCTCGTGGGCAGGGCGATGGGCCGGTTCGGACCCGTCACCGCGATGCCTTCGTGGCAGGTCCTCGTGCGTGAGGACACGCTCGCAGCGATTCAAGAGGCAGGGCTGAATGGCATCATCCCGGTCCGGGCGGAGCTGCGAAACCGCCGCACGAAGGAGCTGCCGCAATACGAACTGGAAGCACGTCCCCTGGTGAAGCTGCATCCTGCGTGCATCCAGGACCGCGACCGGGTGCCCACCTGCGGTTACTGCGGGAGCCACGGCTTCTACCTCCCACCGGAGCGCTGGTTGCTGGGCGAATCCATTCCCGCAGGCCTCGACCTCTTCGGCGTGGAGGACACCACCCGCATCGTCGTCTCCGAGCGCTTCGTCGACACCGTGAACCGGCTGGGCCCCAGTGACGTGGTCTACCGGGAGATCTCCGTGGAGTAG
- the sitA6 gene encoding SitA6 family polymorphic toxin lipoprotein: MRGLCWLLVGLLWSCASTSSAPAFSPEALWAEAETGSECADGDEDQCLAPWCVDGACALFRCEDLEPGRVVRTRSALAPPVFVAPGSGPQRTWGSAQGLPGDAMPVMVFRWYPREKLPSEVKRQKALEEWAKRPKERHHIFPQAFKAHFNSKLIDIHQYVIAIDADLHKRIHRGAGGGPWNQDWQTFIDDQGRRGNREQHFDYASLMIQKYGLFGLTMTYWQQVDLAPIPVGD, from the coding sequence ATGCGCGGACTGTGCTGGCTGCTCGTAGGGCTGCTCTGGAGCTGTGCGTCGACGTCATCTGCTCCGGCGTTCTCGCCGGAGGCCTTGTGGGCGGAGGCGGAGACTGGAAGTGAATGCGCGGATGGGGACGAGGACCAGTGCCTCGCGCCCTGGTGCGTGGATGGAGCCTGCGCGCTGTTCCGGTGCGAGGACCTGGAGCCGGGTCGCGTGGTGCGCACGCGGAGCGCACTCGCGCCGCCGGTGTTCGTGGCGCCGGGCAGTGGGCCACAGCGGACGTGGGGCAGTGCGCAGGGCCTTCCGGGCGATGCGATGCCCGTCATGGTGTTCCGCTGGTATCCGCGCGAAAAGCTGCCCAGCGAGGTGAAGCGCCAGAAGGCGCTGGAGGAATGGGCGAAGCGGCCCAAGGAGCGGCACCACATCTTCCCGCAGGCGTTCAAAGCGCATTTCAATTCCAAGCTGATCGACATCCACCAGTACGTCATCGCCATTGATGCGGACCTGCACAAGCGCATCCATCGTGGAGCAGGCGGCGGTCCCTGGAACCAGGACTGGCAAACCTTCATTGACGACCAGGGACGAAGAGGGAACCGTGAGCAGCACTTCGACTACGCCTCCCTGATGATTCAGAAGTACGGTCTCTTTGGTTTGACCATGACCTATTGGCAGCAGGTGGACCTCGCGCCCATCCCGGTAGGGGACTGA
- a CDS encoding DUF4139 domain-containing protein yields MPSPLSIRRVVLYKHGVGYFERRGKVTGSETAHLDFKARDMNDVLKSMTVLDLNGGSVSAVSYDSTKPLEQLLSEATIRIPEHGSLTALLGQVKGARVRARVGGAQVEGAIVGLESLPVVQGEASVVRPFLTLLVGASLRTFDVLELGELEFLDEAVRKDLEFYLATVMSSYKKDSKRLSILTAGEGSRELFVSYVLESPVWKTSYRILLDEGQPPLLQGWAMVDNTGDEDWVDVELSLIAGLPVSFVHDLYNPRYLRRPVVEVRSETGVAPVIPEEAYESAPAEPMMESADDGSFGSADMASTVMPAMAAPPPAPRRMRAKGGPMIGGSGRGGMREALEQSTAVTTLTKEVGDLFEYGVDRPVTVHRNQSALVPIVHRPFEGRRVLLYNRSTREKNPMSCIEFKNTTGLTLEGGPVTITEDETYVGEAMLDTLKPDDVRFVPYAVELSCIMSVEEDQEDGPVFRARLNRGTLVVEFFHQRRTKVLARNKAKRPQVLFVEHPRTGWELKDTATPAETTDGFWRFKRELAPGTSDTLVITERTRGHRQYYLGNLGLEEVTFFLDSRYIDPRVAQALRDVVAMREKQSNVARDIQRLNEERTQLFKDQERIRSNIDSLKSGASQRELVERFVTKLNAQEDRLESIGRELERLELERTRLQAETNQRIESLSYEADL; encoded by the coding sequence ATGCCTTCGCCCCTGTCCATCCGCCGTGTCGTCCTCTACAAGCACGGCGTCGGCTACTTCGAGCGCCGGGGGAAGGTGACCGGCAGCGAGACCGCGCACCTGGACTTCAAGGCGCGCGACATGAACGACGTGCTCAAGTCCATGACCGTGCTGGACCTGAACGGTGGCTCCGTGTCCGCCGTGAGCTACGACTCCACCAAGCCCCTGGAGCAGCTCCTCTCCGAAGCCACCATCCGCATCCCTGAACACGGCAGCCTCACCGCGCTGCTCGGTCAGGTGAAGGGCGCCCGCGTCCGTGCCCGCGTCGGCGGCGCGCAGGTGGAAGGCGCCATCGTCGGTCTGGAGTCGCTGCCCGTCGTCCAGGGGGAGGCCAGCGTCGTGCGCCCCTTCCTCACGCTGCTCGTCGGCGCGTCGCTGCGCACCTTCGACGTGCTGGAGCTGGGCGAGCTGGAGTTCCTCGACGAGGCCGTGCGCAAGGACCTGGAGTTCTACCTGGCCACCGTCATGTCCTCGTACAAGAAGGACTCCAAGCGGCTGTCCATCCTCACCGCCGGAGAGGGCTCGCGCGAGCTGTTCGTCAGCTACGTGCTGGAGTCCCCCGTGTGGAAGACCAGCTACCGCATCCTCCTGGATGAAGGACAACCGCCCCTCCTCCAGGGTTGGGCCATGGTGGACAACACCGGTGACGAGGACTGGGTGGACGTGGAGCTGTCCCTCATCGCCGGCCTGCCCGTGTCCTTCGTCCACGACCTCTACAACCCCCGCTACCTGCGCCGCCCCGTCGTGGAGGTGCGCTCGGAGACCGGCGTCGCGCCCGTCATCCCCGAGGAGGCCTACGAGAGCGCCCCCGCCGAGCCCATGATGGAGTCCGCGGACGACGGCTCCTTCGGCTCCGCGGACATGGCGTCCACCGTCATGCCCGCCATGGCCGCGCCCCCGCCGGCCCCCCGCAGGATGCGCGCCAAGGGCGGCCCGATGATTGGCGGCAGCGGACGCGGCGGCATGCGCGAGGCGCTGGAGCAGAGCACCGCGGTGACGACGCTCACCAAGGAGGTGGGCGACCTCTTCGAATACGGCGTGGACCGCCCCGTCACCGTGCACCGCAACCAGAGCGCGCTCGTCCCCATCGTGCACCGACCCTTCGAGGGCCGCCGCGTGCTGCTCTACAACCGCTCCACGCGTGAGAAGAACCCGATGTCCTGCATCGAGTTCAAGAACACCACCGGCCTCACGCTGGAGGGCGGCCCCGTCACCATCACCGAGGACGAGACCTACGTGGGCGAGGCGATGCTCGACACGCTCAAGCCCGACGACGTGCGCTTCGTCCCCTACGCCGTGGAGCTGTCCTGCATCATGTCCGTGGAGGAGGACCAGGAGGATGGCCCGGTGTTCCGAGCGCGGCTCAACCGGGGCACCCTGGTGGTGGAGTTCTTCCACCAGCGCCGCACGAAGGTCCTCGCGCGCAACAAGGCGAAGCGCCCCCAGGTGCTCTTCGTGGAGCACCCGCGCACCGGCTGGGAGTTGAAGGACACGGCCACCCCTGCGGAGACCACGGACGGCTTCTGGCGCTTCAAGCGCGAGCTGGCCCCGGGCACCTCCGACACGCTCGTCATCACCGAGCGCACCCGGGGCCACCGCCAGTACTACCTCGGCAACCTGGGGCTGGAGGAGGTGACGTTCTTCCTCGACTCACGCTACATCGACCCGCGCGTCGCCCAGGCCCTGCGCGACGTGGTGGCCATGCGCGAGAAGCAGTCGAACGTCGCCCGCGACATCCAGCGCCTCAACGAGGAGCGCACCCAGCTCTTCAAGGACCAGGAGCGGATCCGCTCCAACATCGACTCGCTCAAGAGCGGCGCGTCCCAGCGCGAGCTGGTGGAGCGCTTCGTCACCAAGCTCAACGCGCAGGAGGACCGGCTGGAGAGCATCGGCCGGGAGCTGGAGCGACTCGAGCTGGAGCGCACCCGCCTGCAGGCGGAGACGAACCAGCGCATCGAGTCGCTCTCCTACGAGGCGGACCTGTAG
- a CDS encoding amidohydrolase, whose translation MMRGRLGWMLGALVLCAGAGCSRRVPEGTPAEQAVADAPTVYVAKRIRTLDAAKPEAQALAVRDGKVLAVGTREEVLAAAGATARVVELGDATVVPGLTDSHGHLAGLGQALAGVRLEGTASLAEVRQRLEKAPATAYQGDWLVGQGWDQNDWDTPRFPTLADMGEHLKDTPVVLWRIDGHALWLNGAALKRANITRDTKDPEGGTIQRLPGGDPSGVLIDNAMDLALKALPPPTKEQHEARMKAALEHCARVGLTGVHDAGMDLRTFRLFQAWDKAGTLPLRVYAMADGQTDDRVQYLKDGPFQGRLLTMRAVKLTLDGALGSRGAALGAAYSDEPGHRGLLLLSPEEYAFRVHAFVGRGFQVATHAIGDRANTLLLDTLSRELSATGTKAARPRVEHAQIMTAEDITRLGANGFVASVQPTHATSDMPWAEKRVGLERIQNAYAWQKLKAAGAVLALGSDFPVERPDVLAGLYAARTRQDASGQPPGGWHPDQRLSGEEALEGFTVGAAYASFAEAQRGRLMPGMDADFVALSVDPVDAPPADLLTGQVRLTVVAGREVFRADAK comes from the coding sequence ATGATGCGAGGACGTCTCGGTTGGATGCTGGGGGCGCTGGTCCTGTGTGCGGGCGCGGGTTGCTCGCGGCGCGTGCCGGAGGGAACGCCCGCGGAGCAGGCGGTCGCGGACGCGCCCACGGTGTACGTGGCCAAACGCATCCGCACGCTGGATGCCGCGAAGCCGGAGGCCCAGGCGCTCGCCGTGCGGGACGGCAAGGTGCTGGCCGTGGGCACGCGTGAGGAGGTGCTCGCCGCGGCGGGCGCCACCGCGCGCGTGGTGGAGCTGGGTGACGCGACGGTGGTCCCGGGCCTCACCGATTCGCACGGGCACCTGGCGGGGCTGGGCCAGGCGCTCGCGGGCGTGCGGCTGGAGGGCACCGCGTCGCTGGCGGAGGTGCGCCAGCGGCTGGAGAAGGCCCCGGCCACCGCGTACCAGGGCGACTGGCTGGTGGGGCAGGGCTGGGACCAGAACGACTGGGACACGCCGCGCTTCCCCACCCTCGCGGACATGGGCGAGCACCTGAAGGACACGCCCGTGGTGCTGTGGCGCATCGACGGGCACGCGCTGTGGCTCAACGGCGCGGCGCTCAAGCGCGCGAACATCACCCGTGACACGAAGGACCCCGAGGGCGGCACCATCCAGCGGTTGCCGGGGGGCGACCCCAGCGGCGTGCTCATCGACAACGCCATGGACCTGGCGCTGAAGGCGCTGCCCCCGCCCACGAAGGAGCAGCACGAGGCACGCATGAAGGCCGCGCTGGAGCACTGCGCGCGCGTGGGCCTCACCGGCGTGCACGACGCGGGCATGGACCTGCGCACGTTCCGCCTGTTCCAGGCCTGGGACAAGGCGGGCACCCTGCCCCTGCGCGTCTACGCCATGGCGGATGGCCAGACGGATGACCGCGTGCAGTACCTGAAGGACGGCCCCTTCCAGGGCAGGCTCCTGACGATGCGCGCGGTGAAGCTCACCCTGGACGGCGCGCTGGGCAGCCGGGGCGCGGCGCTGGGCGCGGCCTACAGCGACGAGCCCGGCCACCGCGGACTGCTGCTGCTGTCCCCGGAGGAGTACGCCTTCCGCGTGCACGCCTTCGTGGGCCGGGGCTTCCAGGTGGCGACGCATGCGATTGGCGACCGCGCCAACACGCTGCTCCTGGACACGCTGTCGCGGGAGCTTTCGGCCACGGGGACCAAGGCCGCGCGTCCGCGCGTGGAGCACGCGCAGATCATGACGGCCGAGGACATCACCCGGCTGGGCGCGAACGGCTTCGTGGCGAGCGTGCAGCCCACGCACGCCACCAGCGACATGCCCTGGGCGGAGAAGCGCGTGGGCTTGGAGCGCATCCAGAACGCCTACGCGTGGCAGAAGCTGAAGGCCGCGGGCGCCGTGCTGGCGCTGGGCAGCGACTTCCCGGTGGAGCGGCCGGACGTGCTCGCGGGGCTGTACGCGGCGCGCACGCGGCAGGACGCCAGCGGCCAGCCCCCGGGCGGGTGGCACCCGGACCAGCGCCTGAGCGGTGAAGAGGCGCTGGAGGGCTTCACGGTGGGCGCGGCCTACGCGTCCTTCGCGGAAGCACAGCGTGGCCGGCTGATGCCGGGCATGGACGCGGACTTCGTGGCGCTGTCGGTGGACCCCGTGGACGCGCCCCCGGCGGACCTGCTCACCGGGCAGGTCCGGCTGACGGTGGTCGCGGGCCGCGAGGTGTTCCGCGCGGACGCGAAGTAG